From a single Miscanthus floridulus cultivar M001 chromosome 8, ASM1932011v1, whole genome shotgun sequence genomic region:
- the LOC136469922 gene encoding uncharacterized protein codes for MYDRRIDGPYVGSVWMSHRVQPCKERVHPLYEYTGRRDPTREADGDVPDADLRDRLAKVFDMSGYTVNGQPRCAVYISDVPADDWPRGVDRHDGTQFENIVERFSDKGGDKAAGKRVMAEGADKPSKIGGRLRTGGPLNIGGDGSRKRSQPSGVDEDDDDNIPLRQRFRLNSPSRDEAASAVAARPRPQTEARPQQPSGPASGRKTQRTAESVRAPAPPGATPPPRRQEPTPPVQQPAPQGSSGGSSRTGWHFSAKFTQSSVPASTEILISPRATPSTAAGAAGEQHEAAANQPQPTVEDTGRSQPGAPSPPRQQEETAAATDGGHAPRSPTPEREAVEHPGDAEGQVGDGARRPEVGEARTSSASVPVPAGLWAGADPFPRATVARAVAAARAPPPAEDSDVEEMEPPEHAEDDRPRRVFVARRESVKEWVCHEADLEGSSSRAIRRTMEKLYRQVQDLEKNSEYSKRCYNSIEPTLKENETLKVEVASLKSEVARGRPEGAAPAGSNQGGGAVVREACFGGDLRSRLEKEKNELVAENTALKLDMERLEDAKKGAEESAKKLVAKLEGNQVQFAEFARQVQWYQEKAQHMEEGVTPLHNILEMENDTPANDGRLPNPMAIVDRCR; via the exons ATGTATGATAGGAGAATCGATGGGCCCTACGTGGGCAGTGTATGGATGAGCCACCGGGTGCAGCCGTGTAAGGAGAGGGTGCACCCCTTATACGAATACACGGGCCGCCGGGATCCCACCAGGGAGGCAGACGGTGATGTACCAGATGCTGACCTCAGAGATCGGTTAGCAAAGGTGTTCGACATGTCAGGCTACACC GTGAACGGTCAACCCCGCTGTGCTGTGTACATCTCGGATGTGCCAGCAGATGACTGGCCGCGTGGAGTAGATCGCCACGACGGAACCCAGTTTGAGAACATCGTCGAGCGCTTCTCGGACAAGGGTGGAGATAAAGCCGCCGGGAAGCGTGTCATGGCGGAGGGCGCGGACAAGCCCAGCAAGATAGGTGGCCGCTTGCGAACTGGCGGGCCACTCAACATTGGTGGCGACGGTAGCCGTAAGCGATCACAGCCGTCCGGAGTCGATGAAGATGACGACGACAACATACCGCTGCGTCAGCGGTTTCGTCTAAATTCGCCGTCGCGCGATGAAGCAGCGTCAGCAGTCGCCGCCCGACCAAGGCCGCAGACGGAAGCGAGGCCACAGCAG CCATCAGGTCCAGCATCCGGGAGGAAAACGCAGCGAACCGCGGAGTCGGTTCGTGCGCCAGCCCCTCCAGGTGCAACGCCGCCACCACGTCGGCAGGAGCCTACTCCTCCTGTGCAACAACCTGCACCGCAGGGGAGTTCTGGTGGTAGCAGCAGGACAGGTTGGCACTTCAGCGCCAAATTCACACAGTCCTCTGT GCCGGCGTCCACCGAGATCCTAATCTCGCCACGGGCAACCCCGAGCACTGCTGCTGGTGCCGCAGGGGAGCAGCATGAGGCAGCTGCAAATCAGCCGCAGCCGACTGTTGAGGACACGGGGAGGAGCCAGCCGGGAGCGCCATCGCCGCCGAGGCAACAGGAAGAGACCGCAGCGGCGACGGATGGTGGCCATGCACCCCGGTCTCCAACACCCGAG CGGGAGGCTGTTGAACATCCTGGCGATGCGGAGGGACAGGTCGGGGACGGTGCCAGGCGCCCGGAGGTCGGAGAAGCTAGAACTAGTTCGGCTAGCGTGCCAGTTCCAGCGGGGCTCTGGGCCGGCGCTGACCCGTTCCCTCGCGCCACTGTGGCCAGAGCTGTTGCCGCGGCTAGAGCGCCGCCACCAGCAGAGGATTCAGATGTTGAAGAGATGGAGCCACCGGAGCATGCGGAGGATGATCGACCTCGCCGTGTGTTTGTGGCACGGCGGGAGTCCGTGAAGGAGTGGGTCTGCCATGAGGCAGATTTGGAAGGGTCATCCTCGCGAGCCATCCGCCGAACGATGGAGAAGTTGTATCGTCAGGTGCAG GACTTGGAAAAGAACAGCGAGTACTCCAAACGCTGCTACAACTCGATAGAGCCCACCCTCAAGGAGAACGAAACCCTGAAGGTTGAGGTGGCGTCTCTGAAGAGTGAGGTGGCCCGTGGCCGCCCTGAAGGAGCAGCTCCTGCTGGTTCAAACCAAGGAGGCGGCGCTGTCGTCAGAGAAGCCTGCTTTGGAGGAGACCTGCGCTCCCGACTCGAGAAGGAGAAAAATG AACTTGTTGCGGAGAACACCGCCCTCAAGCTGGACATGGAACGTCTTGAAGACGCGAAGAAGGGGGCAGAGGAATCCGCGAAGAAACTTGTAGCCAAGCTCGAAG GAAACCAGGTGCAGTTTGCCGAGTTCGCCCGACAAGTGCAGTGGTATCAGGAGAAGGCCCAGCACATGGAGGAGGGAGTAACACCTCTCCACAACATTCTGGAAATGGAGAATGACACCCCTGCCAATGATGGAAGACTGCCAAATCCAATGGCTATCGTCGACCGCTGCCGGTAG